In a genomic window of Erigeron canadensis isolate Cc75 chromosome 5, C_canadensis_v1, whole genome shotgun sequence:
- the LOC122600783 gene encoding LOW QUALITY PROTEIN: protein phosphatase 2C 29-like (The sequence of the model RefSeq protein was modified relative to this genomic sequence to represent the inferred CDS: deleted 2 bases in 2 codons) — protein MGSGFSCFNPSTALSKRRSTTSPDLNFTGTGEQPPPLDETLGHSFCYVRSSARFISPTHSDRFLSPSQSLRFSQNQNGVVLETGFKAISGAYVSANSFTPRTVDIYDSATDTDNHNNNNINNITYSSSSSVKAGSNSVSVINGFESTSSFSALPLQPLPRGDSDSGRGGFFMSGPIERGALSGPLDSDLGHGGGSGGVPFSAPLNSGMYLKKKRRKGDGWDRKAFNRNFPRPWVVPVRNFVGGRKEGGGGGGGEGGEEGGLKDDRDVQWALGKAGEDRVHVVVSEEHGWLFVGIYDGFNGPDAPEFLMGNLYKAMYKELEGLFWDLDNTVQDQSQCQSHSQGDVRVQDQAQSCLQELQEKEIRDVVLVPENVVKKVSFRSGEEIVIRRRRLWEYLAEEEPEDGLDLSGSERFAFSVDDALSVSKNSSGVNRRSLLLSKLRNGFTKHKEGSKLFAWKFGLDTKEHKEAENRIEETGNVVKSVRKKKAGPVDHDLVLRAMSRALEVTEVAYLDMTDKVMDQYPELALMGSCLLAVLMRDEDVYVMNLGDSRAIVAQHQETEDPSQPQDSGIVDDSVVKESLDTVGKGNDTENEVADQDMRLTALQLSTDHSTSIEEEVIRIKNEHPDDNNCIVNDRVKGRLKVTRAFGAGSLKQAKWNDSLLEMFRNEYIGNAPYISCLPSLRHHKLCPRDQFLVLSSDGLYQYFTNQEVVSHVDNFMERFPDGDPAQHLIEELLLRAAKKAGMDLHELLDIPQGDRRKYHDDVTVMIISLEGRIWKSSGKYL, from the exons ATGGGAAGTGGATTCTCCTGCTTCAATCCATCGACGGCGTTAAGCAAACGGCGGAGCACCACCTCACCGGACCTCAACTTCACCGGCACCGGCGAGCAACCGCCGCCGCTAGATGAAACCCTAGGTCACTCTTTTTGTTACGTCAGGTCATCTGCGAGATTTATATCACCTACTCACTCCGATCGGTTTTTGTCTCCGTCTCAATCGCTTCGATTTTCTCAAAATcaaaacggtgtcgttttgGAAACTGGATTTAAAGCGATTTCAGGCGCTTATGTAAGTGCTAATTCGTTTACCCCTAGAACTGTTGATATTTACGATTCTGCCACTGATACTGATAatcataataacaataatattaataatattacttatagtagtagtagtagtgttAAGGCTGGTAGTAATAGTGTTAGTGTAATTAATGGATTTGAAAGTACGTCGTCGTTTAGTGCTTTACCGTTGCAGCCTTTACCTAGAGGAGATTCTGATTCAGGCAGGGGAGGGTTTTTTATGTCCGGACCGATTGAGCGTGGGGCGTTGTCTGGTCCGTTGGATTCGGATTTAGGTCATGGTGGAGGTAGTGGTGGTGTTCCGTTTTCGGCACCGTTGAATAGCGGAATGTACCttaagaagaagaggaggaaagGGGATGGATGGGAT AGGAAGGCATTTAATAGAAATTTCCCGAGGCCTTGGGTAGTTCCGGTTAGGAATTTTGTGGGAGGCCGGAAGGAGGGAGGCGGAGGTGGAGGGGGAGAGGGAGGGGAGGAGGGAGGGCTGAAGGATGACAGGGATGTGCAATGGGCGTTGGGGAAAGCGGGTGAAGATCGGGTTCATGTGGTGGTGTCAGAAGAACATGGGTGGTTGTTTGTTGGGATTTATGATGGGTTTAATGGTCCTGATGCTCCTGAG TTTTTGATGGGGAATTTGTATAAAGCGATGTATAAAGAGCTTGAAGGTTTGTTTTGGGATTTGGATAATACGGTTCAGGATCAGAGTCAGTGTCAGAGTCATAGTCAGGGTGATGTTCGAGTTCAAGATCAAGCTCAATCTTGTTTGCAGGaattacaagaaaaagaaattagaGATGTTGTTTTAGTACCTGAGAATGTTGTAAAGAAGGTTTCGTTTCGATCAGGAGAAGAAATAGTGATTAGGAGAAGGAGATTATGGGAATATCTTGCAGAGGAAGAACCTGAAGATGGGCTTGATCTTTCTGGTTCTGAGCGGTTTGCATTTTCGGTGGATGATGCACTTAGTGTAAGCAAAAACAGTTCCGGTGTTAATCGAAGGTCATTACTGCTGTCTAAATTAAGAAATGGATTCACTAAGCATAAGGAAGGTAGTAAGTTGTTTGCTTGGAAATTTGGGTTGGATACTAAAGAGCATAAAGAAGCGGAAAACAGAATAGAGGAGACAGGTAATGTTGTTAAAAGTGTTAGGAAGAAAAAAGCTGGTCCGGTAGACCATGATTTGGTGTTGAGAGCAATGTCGAGGGCTTTGGAAGTAACCGAGGTTGCGTATTTGGATATGACTGATAAAGTTATGGATCAATATCCAGAGCTTGCGCTAATGGGTTCCTGCTTATTGGCTGTTTTGATGAGAGACGAGGACGTGTATGTGATGAATTTAGGAGATAGCCGGGCAATTGTTGCACAACACCAAGAAACAGAAGATCCATCTCAACCGCAGGATAGTGGGATTGTTGATGACAGTGTAGTCAAGGAATCCTTAGATACAGTTGGGAAGGGGAACGACACAGAAAATGAAGTTGCTGATCAAGATATGAGGCTGACCGCGTTACAACTATCTACCGATCATAGCACAAGCATCGAAGAA GAAGTTATTCGAATTAAAAATGAGCATCCAGATGACAACAATTGTATAGTAAATGATAGAGTCAAAGGTCGTCTGAAGGTTACTCGTGCTTTTGGTGCTGGATCTCTCAAACAG GCGAAATGGAATGATTCATTATTGGAGATGTTTCGTAACGAGTATATTGGAAATGCACCTTACATATCTTGCCTACCTTCTCTTAGACACCATAAACTATGTCCAAGAGACCAATTTTTGGTTCTTTCATCAGATGGGTTGTATCAGTACTTCACCAATCAGGAAGTCGTGTCACACGTTGACAATTTCATGGAAAGGTTTCCTGATGGGGACCCTGCTCAACACCTGATTGAGGAGCTTCTTTTACGCGCGGCTAAGAAAGCTG GGATGGATTTACATGAATTGTTGGACATTCCACAAGGAGATCGTAGAAAATACCATGATGATGTGACAGTCATGATCATTTCTCTTGAGGGAAGAATATGGAAATCATCTGGAAAATATCTCTAA
- the LOC122601915 gene encoding haloacid dehalogenase-like hydrolase domain-containing protein Sgpp yields the protein MTVSSDISETSKAAFTALAPLEAVLFDVDGTLLDSDPIHHIAFREMLLEIGFNNGVPIDEDFFSKNIAGKHNDDIAAVLFPDDIERGLKFCEEKEAYFRKLVKEKVEPIKGLYKLTKWVEDHGLKRAAVTNAPRENAELMISTLGLTDFFQLVIIGGECEHAKPAPDPYLKAIEALNVSKEHTFICEDSVSGIKAGVAAGMPVVGLTTRNPENMLITANPTLLIENYEDPKLWAVLEELDKKA from the exons ATGACGGTTTCTTCTGATATTTCAGAAACCAG CAAAGCTGCATTTACAGCGCTTGCTCCACTTGAGGCGGTATTGTTTGATGTTGATGGAACCCTTTTGGATTCAGATCCCATCCACCACATTGCTTTTCGAGAAATGCTTCTAGAG ATCGGTTTCAACAATGGTGTCCCAATAGATGAAGATTTCTTCTCAAAGAATATTGCCGGAAAACACAATGATGACATTGCAGCTGTCCTCTTTCCTGATGATATCGAAAGGGGTTTAAAGTTTTGTGAAGAAAAAGAAGCATACTTCAGGAA ATTGGTGAAGGAAAAGGTAGAGCCCATAAAGGGTCtatataaattaactaaatGGGTTGAAGATCATGGGTTGAAACGTGCAGCTGTTACAAATGCGCCTAGGGAAAATGCTGAGCTGATGATTTCAACTCTCGGTCTTACTGATTTCTTCCAGTTGGTTATCATTGGTGGTGAGTGTGAGCATGCCAAGCCGGCACCTGATCCTTACCTAAAGGCAATTGAGGCTCTCAACGTGTCAAAGGAGCATACCTTCATCTGTGAG GATTCAGTTTCTGGGATAAAGGCTGGTGTGGCTGCCGGAATGCCAGTTGTTGGCTTAACCACTAGAAATCCTGAAAACATGCTAATAACAGCAAACCCTACACTTCTCATTGAAAATTATGAAGATCCTAAACTTTGGGCAGTTTTGGAAGAGCTCGATAAAAAGGCTTGA
- the LOC122601805 gene encoding protein PLANT CADMIUM RESISTANCE 11-like, which produces MKEEPNQSQIHQRNAPQALPPTAEINHQSPLPAPMENGNPMAPMYYWPHSAGLPPPYPPPAFIMGQESIHYLNQRHSWAIGLFDCFSDIKICFLVLLCPCVAFGKIAEIVNEGETIWSEPGALYCFLYIIHIGFMELVDFIWFFLFRHQCFGSMGYQGCVVGFILATFYNGLYRTKIRRQWHLKGSLLSDYCIHLFCHQCALCQQYRQLEHQGLIVFQGWGRNKERYRQAMATIYPQAPPVQEMSR; this is translated from the exons ATGAAGGAAGAGCCAAATCAATCTCAAATCCACCAACGAAATGCACCTCAAGCCCTTCCACCAACGGCGGAAATCAACCACCAATCTCCGTTACCAGCACCAATGGAAAACGGCAACCCAATGGCACCTATGTATTATTGGCCACATTCCGCCGGCCTTCCTCCTCCTTATCCTCCACCAGCTTTCATCATGGGCCAGGAATCTATACACTACCTTAATCAAAGACATAGTTGGGCAATTGGTCTTTTTGATTGTTTCTCCGATATTAAAATAT GTTTCTTGGTACTTCTTTGCCCATGTGTTGCATTTGGAAAGATTGCGGAAATTGTTAATGAAGGGGAAACAA TTTGGAGCGAACCAGGAGCGCTATATTGCTTTCTATACATAATACACATTGGATTTATGGAACTCGTGGACTTTAtatggttttttctttttcgacATCAATGTTTCGGGTCCATGGGCTATCAAGGGTGTGTCGTTGGTTTCATTTTAGCAACTTTCTACAATGGCCTTTATCGCACTAAAATCAGAAGACAGTGGCATTTGAAAGGAAGCTTGTTGAGCGATTACTGCATTCATCTTTTTTGTCACCAATGTGCCTTGTGTCAACAATATCGTCAACTTGAGCACCAAGGACTAATTGTTTTTCAAG GATGGGGGAGAAATAAGGAAAGGTATAGACAAGCAATGGCTACAATATATCCACAAGCACCTCCTGTACAAGAGATGTCAAGATAA